One window from the genome of Carnobacteriaceae bacterium zg-84 encodes:
- a CDS encoding ribosomal-processing cysteine protease Prp — MIQIIFKKNEKNKWVSFEITGHAQFAEHGEDIVCAAVSALAITTCNSIEHIAKYQPIIDIEEEFGGYMYVEVLDDLTNDQHYITQILLENLYLGLCEISKEYPDFVQFQ, encoded by the coding sequence ATGATTCAGATTATCTTTAAAAAGAACGAAAAAAACAAATGGGTATCGTTTGAAATAACGGGGCATGCACAATTTGCCGAACATGGAGAAGACATTGTCTGTGCGGCCGTATCAGCCTTAGCTATTACAACGTGCAATAGCATTGAACACATTGCTAAATATCAGCCGATTATTGATATAGAAGAAGAATTTGGTGGATATATGTATGTTGAAGTTTTGGATGATTTAACAAACGACCAACACTATATTACGCAAATTTTATTAGAAAATCTCTATTTAGGACTTTGCGAGATTAGTAAAGAATATCCTGATTTTGTTCAATTTCAATGA
- the rplU gene encoding 50S ribosomal protein L21: MYAIIKTGGKQVKVEVGQAIYVEKLNVEAGEKVVFDEVVFVGGETVKVGAPFVSGATVEGTVEKQGRQKKVVTFKYKRRKDTHRKQGHRQPYTKVVINAINA; this comes from the coding sequence ATGTACGCAATTATCAAAACAGGTGGTAAACAAGTCAAAGTTGAAGTAGGTCAAGCAATTTACGTTGAAAAATTAAACGTAGAAGCTGGCGAAAAAGTTGTCTTTGATGAAGTTGTTTTCGTAGGTGGAGAAACAGTTAAAGTTGGTGCTCCATTCGTGTCAGGAGCAACTGTTGAAGGAACTGTTGAAAAACAAGGACGTCAAAAGAAAGTTGTAACGTTTAAATACAAACGTAGAAAAGATACACACCGTAAACAAGGTCACCGTCAACCATATACAAAAGTTGTTATCAATGCAATTAACGCATAA
- a CDS encoding N-acetyltransferase produces the protein MKIVHAKVEQLPQILNIYAYAREQMKKSGNPNQWKDNRPSIDAIKEDIRQKRCFLLVEKDVICGVFAFMIEPDIYYRAIYHGNWLNDGPYGVIHRVASSGQRKGVLNDILDYCETQIDNIRIDTHEDNRIMQHLLEKRAYVKCGIIFVDDQTPRLAYQKVIDKKHN, from the coding sequence ATGAAAATCGTACACGCTAAAGTGGAACAATTACCACAAATTTTAAACATCTATGCCTATGCAAGAGAACAAATGAAAAAATCGGGTAATCCAAATCAATGGAAAGATAATCGCCCATCGATTGATGCAATAAAAGAAGACATTCGACAAAAAAGATGTTTTTTGCTTGTTGAAAAAGATGTGATTTGTGGAGTATTTGCTTTTATGATTGAACCAGATATATACTATCGAGCTATTTATCATGGAAACTGGTTGAATGATGGGCCTTATGGTGTTATTCACCGTGTTGCCAGTAGTGGACAACGAAAAGGTGTATTGAACGACATTTTAGATTACTGTGAAACACAAATTGATAATATTCGTATTGATACGCATGAAGATAACCGTATTATGCAACATTTATTAGAAAAAAGAGCGTATGTAAAATGTGGGATTATTTTTGTTGATGATCAAACACCTCGATTAGCCTATCAAAAAGTAATTGACAAAAAACATAATTAG
- a CDS encoding inositol monophosphatase family protein, whose translation MIEQLHQEIKAWIKQAGEMAKKGLEDGLTVDTKTSASDLVTNIDKAIQESFIAYIYKHYPTHHILGEEDDTHITSMNGYVWIIDPIDGTLNYVKEKENYGITVSLYINGQGTLAYIYDVAKSHLYHMIAGQGVYCNEEKLQPLDCGLLKDTVISISSSALDIPVYQEIMKKALSVRVIGCSSQSFIRVITGKYGAYISCALPSWDFAAGAMMIKELGGKCTQPAGTDLNILQKTPIIASSGTIHQELINMVKGC comes from the coding sequence ATGATAGAGCAATTACACCAAGAAATAAAGGCGTGGATAAAACAAGCTGGTGAAATGGCGAAAAAGGGTTTAGAGGACGGACTTACTGTTGATACAAAAACATCGGCATCAGATTTAGTCACAAATATAGATAAAGCCATTCAAGAATCTTTTATAGCGTATATTTATAAACATTATCCAACGCATCATATTTTAGGAGAAGAAGATGATACACATATTACGTCCATGAATGGATATGTGTGGATTATTGACCCCATTGATGGTACATTAAATTATGTGAAAGAAAAAGAAAATTATGGCATTACGGTTTCTTTATACATCAATGGACAAGGAACGTTGGCATACATATATGATGTTGCTAAAAGTCATTTGTATCACATGATAGCAGGGCAAGGTGTGTACTGTAATGAAGAAAAATTACAACCCTTAGATTGTGGATTATTAAAAGATACCGTGATTAGCATATCCTCAAGTGCGTTAGATATACCTGTTTATCAAGAGATAATGAAAAAGGCGTTATCAGTACGTGTGATAGGCTGTTCGTCCCAATCATTTATCCGCGTGATAACAGGGAAATATGGAGCATATATATCATGTGCTTTACCTTCTTGGGATTTTGCAGCAGGTGCTATGATGATTAAAGAACTTGGCGGTAAATGCACACAGCCAGCAGGAACAGATTTGAATATACTACAAAAAACACCAATTATTGCATCGTCAGGTACGATACATCAAGAACTAATAAATATGGTAAAAGGATGTTGA
- a CDS encoding UPF0223 family protein, translating into MTQQYEYPIDYTWTQQEMTTVITLFNAVESAYEKGVDTQVFLKAYQAFKQVVPSKSEEKQLGNTFEKRSGYSLYKVWKKAQETPKKIYMEK; encoded by the coding sequence ATGACACAACAATATGAGTATCCAATAGACTACACATGGACGCAACAGGAAATGACAACGGTCATCACATTGTTTAATGCGGTGGAATCAGCGTACGAAAAAGGTGTTGATACACAGGTATTCTTAAAAGCGTATCAAGCATTTAAACAAGTTGTCCCTTCTAAAAGTGAGGAAAAGCAACTAGGTAACACTTTTGAAAAACGATCAGGCTATTCATTATATAAAGTATGGAAGAAAGCACAAGAAACACCTAAAAAGATATATATGGAGAAATGA